From Cellulophaga lytica DSM 7489, a single genomic window includes:
- a CDS encoding thioredoxin family protein translates to MLLELENDNLAELIAEHKKVVVQYSATWCGNCRIMKPKFKKEAAANEDITFILADAEKFPESRKLANVDNLPTFATFENGSIKNQTQTNKYDVLKELVHEIASN, encoded by the coding sequence ATGTTACTAGAACTAGAAAACGACAATTTAGCAGAATTAATTGCTGAGCACAAAAAAGTGGTTGTACAATACTCTGCTACATGGTGTGGAAACTGTAGAATAATGAAGCCTAAATTTAAAAAAGAGGCTGCCGCTAACGAAGACATTACATTTATTTTAGCTGATGCTGAAAAATTTCCGGAATCTAGAAAATTAGCCAATGTAGACAATTTACCTACGTTTGCAACTTTTGAAAACGGAAGTATTAAAAACCAGACACAGACTAATAAATATGATGTTTTAAAAGAATTAGTACATGAAATTGCCAGTAATTAA
- a CDS encoding FtsK/SpoIIIE family DNA translocase — MAKKTTKKKAATPKQKRSFGLSKQNKILLGSVIMLFAIALFFSFTSFYFTWQDDQSLLSEFANRNEQAKNLLNKFGASIGHLFLYKGFGVASFVFPVLLFLSGLTLFFSLPKKGLVKKWIWGLIFILWFSVAFGFFAEKWPLLGGLVGFEMNDFLQDYTGKIGVLLLLIFGLIFILVRLFKFTPESTLQYFKQKKAALTDELNNSGDDENSSANATSKQTAETVEEATVEETPVVVDTYTHKEEIPPIEKEEVPANDGFEVTVAEDEENVEESLNIEVEKITEEKEEIDNLADKLVDDFGEFDPTLELANYKFPHIDLLDQHGAGGGITINQEELEENKNKIVETLKNYKIGIAQIKATIGPTVTLYEIVPDAGVRISKIKNLEDDIALSLAALGIRIIAPIPGKGTIGIEVPNKNPSIVSMRSVIASTKFQKAEMELPIAFGKTISNETLVVDLAKMPHLLMAGATGQGKSVGLNAVLTSLLYKKHPAEVKFVLVDPKKVELTLFNKIERHFLAKLPDSEDAIITDNAKVINTLNSLCIEMDNRYELLKAAMVRNLKEYNAKFKARKLNPNDGHMFLPYIVLVIDEFADLIMTAGKEVETPIARLAQLARAIGIHLIIATQRPSVNVITGIIKANFPARIAFRVTSKIDSRTILDAQGADQLIGRGDMLYTQGNDVIRVQCAFVDTPEVEKITGYIGSQRAYAEALLLPEYVGPDDSGTSIDNNIADRDKLFREAAEVIVIAQQGSASLIQRKLKLGYNRAGRIIDQLEAAGIVGQFEGSKARQVLVPDMLALDQLLDNEKK, encoded by the coding sequence ATGGCAAAAAAGACTACTAAAAAGAAAGCAGCTACTCCTAAACAAAAACGCAGTTTTGGCTTATCTAAACAAAATAAAATATTGTTAGGTAGTGTTATAATGCTTTTTGCTATTGCGCTGTTTTTTTCTTTTACATCTTTTTATTTTACGTGGCAAGATGACCAAAGCTTGCTGTCTGAATTTGCAAACAGAAATGAACAAGCTAAAAACTTACTAAATAAGTTTGGCGCTAGTATTGGACATTTGTTTTTATACAAAGGGTTTGGTGTTGCATCTTTTGTTTTTCCTGTTTTGTTATTTTTATCAGGATTAACATTATTTTTTAGTCTACCTAAAAAAGGACTCGTAAAAAAATGGATATGGGGCTTAATATTTATTTTATGGTTTTCTGTGGCTTTTGGTTTTTTTGCTGAAAAATGGCCGCTTTTAGGAGGTTTAGTTGGTTTTGAAATGAATGATTTTCTGCAAGACTATACTGGTAAAATTGGTGTACTACTTCTTTTAATTTTTGGGTTGATATTTATTTTAGTAAGGCTATTTAAATTTACTCCAGAAAGCACCTTACAATACTTTAAACAGAAAAAAGCTGCATTAACAGATGAGTTAAACAATTCTGGCGATGATGAAAATTCTTCTGCAAATGCTACAAGCAAACAAACGGCAGAAACAGTTGAAGAAGCTACTGTAGAAGAAACTCCTGTTGTTGTAGATACTTATACTCACAAAGAAGAAATACCTCCAATAGAAAAAGAAGAAGTACCTGCAAATGATGGTTTTGAAGTTACTGTTGCTGAGGATGAAGAAAACGTAGAAGAAAGCCTAAATATTGAGGTAGAAAAAATTACCGAAGAAAAAGAAGAAATAGATAACCTAGCAGACAAGTTAGTTGATGATTTTGGTGAGTTTGACCCTACTTTAGAGCTAGCAAACTACAAATTTCCACATATAGATTTGTTAGATCAACACGGAGCAGGTGGCGGAATAACAATTAACCAAGAGGAATTAGAGGAAAACAAAAATAAAATTGTAGAAACTCTTAAAAACTACAAAATAGGAATTGCACAAATTAAAGCCACTATAGGACCTACAGTTACACTGTATGAAATTGTACCAGATGCTGGTGTGCGTATTTCAAAAATTAAAAATTTAGAAGATGATATTGCATTATCATTAGCTGCATTAGGAATACGTATTATAGCTCCAATACCAGGTAAAGGAACTATTGGTATAGAGGTTCCTAACAAAAATCCTTCTATAGTATCTATGCGTTCTGTAATAGCAAGTACAAAATTTCAGAAAGCAGAAATGGAACTGCCAATTGCTTTTGGTAAAACCATTAGTAATGAAACTCTTGTGGTAGATTTAGCTAAAATGCCTCACTTGCTTATGGCAGGTGCTACAGGTCAAGGTAAATCTGTTGGTTTAAATGCTGTATTAACATCTCTCTTATATAAAAAGCATCCGGCAGAGGTTAAATTTGTATTGGTAGATCCCAAAAAAGTAGAACTAACGCTATTTAATAAAATAGAGCGCCACTTTTTAGCCAAACTGCCAGACTCTGAAGATGCCATTATTACAGACAATGCAAAAGTTATAAATACATTAAATTCTCTTTGTATAGAGATGGATAACAGGTACGAACTGCTAAAAGCTGCAATGGTACGTAACCTAAAAGAATACAATGCTAAATTTAAGGCTCGTAAACTAAATCCTAATGATGGACATATGTTTTTACCATACATTGTATTGGTAATAGATGAGTTTGCAGATTTAATTATGACCGCTGGTAAAGAGGTAGAAACACCTATTGCTCGTTTAGCACAATTGGCCAGAGCCATTGGTATTCACCTAATTATAGCTACACAAAGACCATCTGTAAATGTAATAACAGGTATTATAAAAGCCAATTTCCCGGCACGTATTGCGTTTAGAGTTACTTCTAAAATTGACTCCAGAACTATTTTAGATGCACAGGGTGCAGACCAATTAATTGGTCGTGGAGATATGCTTTACACACAAGGTAATGATGTTATACGTGTACAATGTGCTTTTGTAGACACCCCAGAGGTAGAAAAAATTACAGGTTATATAGGATCACAAAGAGCATATGCAGAGGCACTTTTACTGCCAGAATATGTAGGACCAGATGACTCTGGCACAAGTATTGATAATAACATAGCAGATCGTGATAAATTATTTAGAGAAGCGGCAGAAGTAATTGTAATTGCACAACAAGGTTCTGCGTCTTTAATACAACGAAAACTAAAATTAGGATATAACAGAGCAGGTAGAATTATAGATCAACTAGAAGCTGCCGGCATTGTTGGTCAGTTTGAAGGTAGTAAGGCAAGGCAAGTTTTAGTACCAGATATGTTGGCGTTAGACCAATTACTAGATAACGAAAAAAAATAA
- a CDS encoding ankyrin repeat domain-containing protein: MTETTTAFFNAIREENTEEVTKMLKENPELVSVKDTRGSTPLILATYYNYLDIAKVLLDNNAPIDDKDASGNTALMGVCFKGFDAIAAYLIEKGADVNAVNLSGATPLIYAATFNRQSIIKMLLDKNADKTVADQRGNTALDHAKMQGLSDLESLLV; this comes from the coding sequence ATGACAGAAACAACAACAGCATTTTTTAATGCAATACGAGAAGAGAATACAGAAGAAGTAACAAAAATGTTAAAAGAGAACCCAGAATTAGTATCTGTAAAAGATACACGTGGTTCTACACCTTTAATTTTAGCAACTTATTATAACTATTTAGATATAGCTAAGGTTTTATTAGATAACAACGCACCAATAGATGATAAGGATGCCTCTGGTAATACGGCTTTAATGGGAGTGTGTTTTAAAGGTTTTGATGCAATTGCAGCATATTTAATTGAAAAAGGGGCAGATGTAAATGCTGTAAATTTATCTGGAGCTACACCTTTAATTTACGCAGCTACATTTAACAGACAATCTATTATTAAAATGTTATTAGATAAAAATGCAGATAAAACTGTAGCAGACCAAAGAGGAAACACAGCTTTAGATCATGCAAAAATGCAAGGTTTAAGTGATTTAGAATCGCTTTTAGTATAA
- a CDS encoding aminotransferase class I/II-fold pyridoxal phosphate-dependent enzyme produces MDYKASDNILDLQYFGEFGGVNPSISDSSTYTFISAKTMSDTFDGNTEGCYLYSRHSSPSNLYLAEALAALEGTENANVYASGMGAITSVILQLCNAGDHLVSSRTIYGGTYAFLKNFVQKFNVDTSFVDITTIDAVENAITPKTKMIYCEAVSNPLLEIADIKALAALAKKHNIPLVVDNTFSPLSILPAKLGANIVIHSLTKFINGTSDTVAGVVCGTTDFCASLKDVNNGAAMLLGSTLDSYRAASILKNMRTLHIRIKKHSENALYLSQNFEKDGLRVVYPGLASHPSHFKMKQQMVAEYGFGGIMTLDVGSLDKANALMKLMQERNLGYLAVSLGFYKTLFSAPGTSTSSEIPMEEQEKMGLSNGLIRLSVGLDNDINRTYNMMRKCMIDLGILS; encoded by the coding sequence ATGGATTACAAGGCTTCAGACAATATACTAGACCTACAATATTTTGGAGAATTTGGAGGCGTTAACCCATCTATATCAGACTCATCTACCTATACATTTATATCTGCCAAAACGATGTCTGATACTTTTGATGGCAACACAGAAGGCTGCTACCTGTACAGCAGACACTCCTCACCCTCTAACCTTTATTTAGCTGAAGCTTTAGCTGCTTTAGAAGGTACAGAAAATGCTAATGTTTATGCTAGCGGAATGGGCGCTATAACATCTGTTATATTGCAACTTTGCAATGCAGGTGACCATTTAGTGAGTAGTAGAACCATTTATGGTGGAACCTATGCTTTTTTAAAAAACTTTGTACAAAAGTTTAATGTAGATACATCTTTTGTAGACATTACTACTATAGATGCTGTTGAAAATGCAATTACACCTAAAACAAAAATGATTTACTGTGAGGCTGTTAGTAATCCATTGTTAGAAATAGCTGATATTAAGGCATTGGCTGCATTAGCAAAAAAACATAATATACCGCTTGTTGTAGATAATACGTTTTCCCCATTATCTATTCTTCCGGCCAAGTTAGGCGCTAATATTGTAATACATAGTTTAACCAAGTTTATTAACGGTACTAGTGATACTGTTGCTGGTGTTGTTTGTGGTACTACAGATTTTTGTGCCAGTTTAAAAGATGTAAATAATGGTGCTGCAATGCTTTTAGGTAGCACTTTAGATAGCTACAGAGCTGCATCTATTTTAAAAAATATGAGAACGCTACACATCAGAATAAAAAAGCATAGTGAAAATGCATTGTACTTATCTCAGAACTTTGAAAAAGATGGTTTACGTGTTGTATACCCTGGGCTAGCATCACACCCTAGTCATTTTAAAATGAAACAACAAATGGTTGCAGAATATGGTTTTGGTGGTATTATGACATTAGACGTGGGCTCTTTAGACAAAGCAAATGCATTAATGAAGCTTATGCAAGAACGTAACTTAGGGTATTTAGCAGTTAGTTTAGGCTTTTACAAAACACTTTTTAGCGCTCCTGGCACATCTACCTCTTCAGAAATACCTATGGAAGAACAAGAAAAAATGGGATTGTCTAACGGATTAATTAGACTATCTGTTGGTTTAGACAATGATATTAACAGAACCTATAATATGATGAGAAAGTGTATGATAGACTTGGGTATTTTATCATAA
- the tpx gene encoding thiol peroxidase — MATVTLKGNKINTLGNLPEVGATAPDFKLTKNDLSTATLENYKGKKVVLNIFPSVDTGTCAQSVRQFNKEASTLENTVVLCVSKDLPFAQARFCGAEGLDNVEMLSDFKDGNFGEKYNVTFADGPLEALLSRSIVVLNEEGKVIHTEQVAETTEEPNYKLALEAL, encoded by the coding sequence ATGGCTACTGTTACTTTAAAAGGAAATAAAATAAATACATTAGGTAATTTACCAGAAGTTGGTGCTACAGCTCCAGATTTTAAGTTAACAAAAAACGACTTATCTACTGCTACCTTAGAGAACTATAAGGGAAAAAAAGTAGTTTTAAATATATTCCCAAGTGTAGACACTGGTACGTGTGCACAATCTGTTAGACAGTTTAATAAAGAAGCTTCTACATTAGAAAACACTGTTGTATTATGTGTTTCTAAAGACTTACCATTTGCACAAGCACGTTTTTGTGGTGCAGAAGGTTTAGATAATGTAGAAATGTTATCTGACTTTAAAGATGGTAACTTTGGAGAAAAGTATAATGTAACTTTTGCAGACGGACCTTTAGAGGCTTTATTATCTAGATCTATTGTTGTTTTAAATGAAGAAGGTAAAGTTATACATACAGAGCAGGTTGCAGAAACAACTGAAGAACCTAATTACAAGCTAGCTTTAGAAGCATTATAA
- a CDS encoding peroxiredoxin, producing MAFVGKKFPDLTVNAMNEMGDTFKLNILEEAKNNNKKVLLFWYPKDFTFVCPTELHAFQSALAEFEKRNTIVIGASCDTPEVHFAWLNTPKDNGGIEGVTYPILADSNRNLASTLGILDISNETYNDETGVVTVDGDNVTYRATYLIDEEGTVFHEGINHMPLGRNVNEFLRLVDAYTHVQEKGEVCPANWEEGKEAMQANAKGTAEYLASNVN from the coding sequence ATGGCTTTTGTAGGAAAAAAATTCCCAGATTTAACTGTTAACGCAATGAATGAAATGGGTGATACTTTCAAATTAAATATTTTGGAAGAAGCTAAGAACAATAATAAAAAAGTATTATTATTCTGGTACCCTAAAGATTTTACTTTTGTATGTCCAACGGAATTACACGCTTTTCAATCAGCATTAGCAGAATTTGAAAAAAGAAACACAATAGTAATTGGAGCTTCTTGTGATACTCCAGAAGTACACTTTGCTTGGTTAAATACTCCAAAAGATAATGGTGGTATAGAAGGTGTTACTTACCCAATTTTAGCAGATAGCAACAGAAACTTAGCTTCTACATTAGGTATCTTAGATATTTCTAACGAAACTTATAATGATGAAACTGGTGTTGTTACTGTAGATGGTGATAATGTTACTTACAGAGCTACTTACTTAATTGATGAAGAAGGTACTGTTTTTCATGAAGGAATAAACCATATGCCTCTAGGAAGAAATGTAAATGAGTTTTTACGTTTAGTAGACGCTTACACTCACGTACAAGAAAAAGGTGAAGTTTGTCCTGCAAACTGGGAAGAAGGTAAAGAAGCTATGCAAGCTAACGCTAAAGGTACTGCAGAATATTTAGCATCTAACGTAAACTAA
- a CDS encoding LolA family protein has product MKKLGVLVFILIANVSFAQNSAKAKALLDQVYNKVTSYNNIFVDFKHSLNNSEANINRETRGDVTLQGEKYLFNYLGSMQLFDGKKVYTVVPDNEEVTIEDKSIDDNAITPSKMLTFYKTGHNYAWDKLQTINGRKIQYIKLIPIDSNSEIKSRLLGIDVETKHIYNLIETGDNGTKTTITVNSFKTNQTLSKSLFTFDLKKYEDNGYYIIRN; this is encoded by the coding sequence ATGAAAAAATTAGGAGTTTTAGTATTCATATTAATAGCAAATGTTTCTTTTGCGCAAAATTCCGCTAAGGCAAAAGCTTTATTAGACCAAGTTTACAATAAAGTAACTAGTTATAATAATATTTTTGTGGACTTTAAACATTCACTTAATAACAGTGAAGCCAATATAAACAGAGAAACCAGAGGTGATGTTACCTTACAAGGTGAAAAATACTTGTTTAACTACCTAGGATCTATGCAATTGTTTGATGGTAAAAAAGTATACACCGTTGTTCCTGATAACGAAGAGGTAACTATAGAAGATAAGTCTATAGATGATAACGCTATAACGCCATCTAAAATGCTAACTTTTTATAAAACAGGCCATAATTATGCCTGGGATAAGTTGCAGACTATAAACGGAAGAAAAATTCAGTATATAAAATTAATTCCTATAGATTCTAATTCAGAAATTAAATCTAGACTTTTAGGTATAGATGTAGAAACAAAACACATTTACAACCTTATTGAAACAGGAGATAATGGCACAAAAACCACAATTACTGTTAATTCTTTTAAAACAAATCAAACTTTATCAAAAAGCTTATTTACTTTTGACTTAAAAAAGTACGAAGATAACGGGTACTATATCATAAGAAATTAA
- a CDS encoding diacylglycerol kinase, giving the protein MPKENFALNRIRSVGYALKGAFLLLKTEASIKVQFFICILITIFGFYYNISNTEWILQIFAIGLVMGIEGLNTAVEKIADYIQPEFDAKIGFIKDVAAGAVMIVSIAASIIGCIIYIPKIFNL; this is encoded by the coding sequence ATGCCTAAAGAAAATTTTGCATTAAACAGAATACGTAGCGTTGGTTACGCTTTAAAAGGTGCTTTTTTACTATTAAAAACCGAGGCAAGTATTAAGGTTCAGTTTTTTATATGTATTTTAATTACCATTTTTGGTTTTTATTACAACATATCTAATACAGAGTGGATACTGCAAATATTTGCTATTGGTTTGGTTATGGGTATAGAAGGACTAAATACTGCTGTAGAAAAAATAGCAGATTATATACAACCAGAGTTTGATGCCAAAATTGGCTTTATAAAAGACGTTGCTGCAGGTGCTGTTATGATTGTTTCTATAGCAGCATCTATAATAGGGTGTATTATTTACATTCCAAAAATTTTTAACTTGTAA
- a CDS encoding catalase, with amino-acid sequence MENKKLTTSAGAPVSNNQRSQTAGDRGPVLMQDYKLLEKLAHQNRERIPERVVHAKGWGAMGTFTVTHDISKYTRAKLFSSVGKKTPVLTRFSTVAGEMGAADTERDVRGFSVKFYTEEGNWDLVGNNTPVFFLRDGYKFPDFIHTQKRHPKTNLRSPEAMWDYWSLSPESLHQVTILMSDRGIPTTPMHMNGYGSHTFSFWNNDGERFWVKFHFKTQQGHKHYTNEESAKIIGETREKYQEELFGAIEKGDYPKWTLKVQVMPEADAEKTPYNPFDLTKVWPHADYPLIEVGELELNKNPENYWQYIENAAYSPSNIVPGIGFSPDKVLQARIFSYADAHRYRLGTHYEALPANAPKSEVNHYHKDGSMRFFTNDFGNPDAYYEPNSKGGAVEDPTVEEPPMKISGDAKRYEENDTYGEYKQPGDLFRMFNDDQKNRLFNNIAAAMQGVSMEIIERQLVHFDKADPEYGNGVRKALGISELENY; translated from the coding sequence ATGGAAAATAAAAAACTTACCACATCTGCAGGAGCCCCAGTATCTAACAATCAACGTTCACAAACCGCTGGTGACAGAGGCCCTGTTTTAATGCAAGATTACAAATTATTAGAAAAACTAGCACACCAAAATAGAGAGCGCATACCGGAACGTGTTGTGCATGCAAAAGGTTGGGGTGCAATGGGGACTTTTACAGTAACTCATGATATAAGTAAATATACAAGAGCAAAACTATTTTCATCTGTAGGTAAAAAAACACCAGTTTTAACTCGTTTTTCTACTGTTGCTGGTGAAATGGGAGCTGCTGATACAGAAAGAGATGTACGAGGTTTTTCTGTTAAGTTTTATACTGAAGAAGGTAATTGGGATTTAGTAGGTAACAATACTCCGGTTTTCTTTTTAAGAGATGGTTACAAATTTCCAGATTTTATACACACTCAAAAAAGACATCCTAAAACAAACTTGCGTTCACCAGAAGCAATGTGGGATTATTGGTCTTTATCACCAGAAAGTTTACACCAAGTAACTATTTTAATGTCTGATAGAGGTATACCAACAACTCCTATGCATATGAACGGTTATGGCTCGCATACATTTAGTTTTTGGAACAATGACGGCGAACGTTTTTGGGTGAAATTTCACTTTAAAACACAGCAAGGACATAAGCATTACACTAACGAAGAGTCGGCTAAAATTATTGGAGAAACAAGAGAAAAGTATCAAGAAGAACTTTTTGGAGCAATAGAAAAAGGAGATTACCCAAAATGGACGTTAAAAGTACAGGTAATGCCAGAGGCAGATGCAGAAAAAACACCGTACAATCCGTTTGATTTAACTAAAGTTTGGCCACATGCAGATTATCCGTTAATTGAAGTAGGGGAGTTGGAGTTAAATAAAAATCCAGAAAATTACTGGCAATATATTGAAAATGCAGCTTACTCACCATCTAACATAGTACCAGGAATTGGTTTTTCTCCTGATAAAGTATTACAAGCACGTATTTTTTCATACGCAGATGCACACAGGTATAGATTAGGTACGCACTACGAGGCTTTACCAGCAAATGCTCCTAAATCTGAAGTAAACCATTATCATAAAGATGGTTCTATGCGTTTCTTTACAAATGATTTTGGCAATCCAGATGCTTACTATGAGCCAAACAGTAAAGGAGGAGCTGTAGAAGACCCAACTGTAGAAGAACCACCAATGAAAATTAGTGGTGACGCTAAGCGTTATGAAGAAAATGACACGTATGGCGAGTACAAACAACCAGGTGATTTATTTAGGATGTTTAATGATGACCAAAAAAATAGGTTATTTAATAATATAGCTGCAGCAATGCAAGGTGTTTCTATGGAAATAATAGAGCGCCAGTTAGTTCATTTTGATAAAGCAGATCCTGAGTATGGTAATGGAGTACGTAAAGCTTTGGGTATTTCTGAACTAGAAAATTACTAA
- a CDS encoding DUF6952 family protein: MKLPVIKHLTGFIKENDEDYVLETIETLEALTEVSSLKDEELDVIGELISNMYGAIEVQKSIKEGVPEKEALNGFMKRVLGSIDK, encoded by the coding sequence ATGAAATTGCCAGTAATTAAACACCTTACAGGTTTTATAAAAGAGAACGATGAAGATTACGTTCTTGAAACAATTGAAACCTTAGAGGCATTAACAGAAGTTTCTTCTCTTAAAGATGAAGAGCTAGATGTTATTGGAGAACTAATTTCTAATATGTATGGTGCTATTGAGGTACAAAAATCTATTAAAGAAGGTGTACCAGAAAAAGAAGCATTAAACGGGTTTATGAAACGTGTATTAGGTTCTATAGATAAATAA
- a CDS encoding Lrp/AsnC family transcriptional regulator, producing MASFDETDIKLLALLQNDCKKTTKEYALHLNLSVTAVYERIKRLERTGIITKYVALVDKKTVKRSFVVLCHIKLIQHSKEFLMQFEKEVQKLKEVGECYHVSGDYDYILKVYVENMEAFRDFMVTKLTVLNHIGSTQSSFVINEVKHTTAIEVGV from the coding sequence ATGGCAAGTTTTGATGAAACAGATATTAAGTTGTTGGCACTTTTGCAAAACGACTGTAAAAAAACAACTAAAGAATATGCATTGCACTTAAATTTGTCTGTTACTGCTGTTTATGAGCGTATTAAGCGTTTAGAGCGCACAGGTATTATTACAAAATATGTAGCTTTAGTTGATAAAAAAACAGTAAAACGTTCTTTTGTAGTGCTCTGTCATATTAAATTAATACAGCATTCTAAAGAGTTTTTAATGCAATTTGAAAAAGAGGTGCAAAAGTTAAAAGAAGTAGGAGAATGTTACCATGTTAGTGGAGATTACGATTACATTTTAAAAGTATACGTAGAAAATATGGAGGCTTTTAGAGATTTTATGGTAACTAAGCTAACAGTATTAAACCACATTGGTAGTACGCAAAGTTCTTTTGTAATAAATGAAGTTAAACATACTACAGCTATAGAAGTTGGCGTTTAG
- a CDS encoding Na+/H+ antiporter NhaC family protein yields MQNQNLSTSDPKNEHIVENKELNFFEALIPVIILMSLLAYNIFFVDGQEWFGVYTNQIILLIGGAVAAIVGLYNKTSFATMGKEVWENIKSVFIPLVILVLVGALAGTWLVSGIIPAMVYYGLQVLNPSIFLPASVIIAAIISIATGSSWTTSATVGIALVGIGSALGINPGMIAGAVISGAYFGDKMSPLSDTTNLAPAMAGTDLFTHIKYMTITTVPTLIVTLIFFSVLSANIDTNGTTDVAFILNTIDANFTITPLLFIVPVVVVVALILLKTKPLLALLSGVVLAIVFAFVFQPKLLDRLADSKTNAIVTAVLTDTNVSIDNSEELAKLSAEELAIIKEHNDLSNVFTEDDVEGIYTKKDLAAVFTNSTTDKTSLANIADNLDKLITKKRLRKLFSAGGINGMLWTILLICCAMVFGGIMDGIGALSRITKALLSVAKSTFGLFASTVASCLGLNAIASDQYLAIVIPGKMFKKAYEDKGLAPENLSRTLEDSGTVTSVLIPWNTCGAYQSSVLGVGVGEYFIYAMFNWLSPFTTLLFAALNVKIRQLRAK; encoded by the coding sequence ATGCAAAACCAAAATTTAAGCACCTCAGACCCTAAAAATGAGCATATTGTAGAAAATAAAGAATTAAATTTCTTTGAAGCTTTAATTCCGGTTATCATATTAATGTCGCTTTTAGCCTACAACATTTTTTTTGTAGACGGACAAGAATGGTTTGGTGTATACACCAATCAAATTATACTTTTAATTGGTGGTGCTGTTGCTGCAATTGTAGGTCTTTACAATAAGACATCTTTTGCTACAATGGGTAAAGAAGTTTGGGAAAACATAAAAAGTGTTTTTATTCCTCTAGTTATACTGGTATTGGTTGGTGCATTGGCTGGTACTTGGCTAGTTAGTGGTATTATACCGGCTATGGTCTATTATGGCTTGCAAGTTTTAAACCCTAGTATATTTTTACCTGCATCTGTAATTATAGCTGCAATAATATCTATAGCTACTGGTAGTAGCTGGACCACTTCTGCAACCGTTGGTATTGCTTTAGTTGGTATTGGGTCTGCCTTAGGTATTAACCCAGGAATGATTGCTGGTGCTGTAATCTCTGGAGCTTATTTTGGAGATAAAATGTCTCCTTTAAGTGACACAACAAACCTAGCTCCTGCTATGGCTGGTACAGATTTGTTTACGCATATTAAATACATGACCATAACTACAGTACCTACTTTAATTGTAACACTTATATTTTTTAGTGTTTTAAGTGCTAATATAGACACAAACGGAACTACAGATGTTGCTTTTATTTTAAACACAATAGATGCTAACTTTACAATTACCCCTTTATTATTTATTGTACCTGTTGTTGTTGTTGTTGCTTTAATACTACTTAAAACAAAACCTTTATTAGCATTACTATCTGGTGTTGTTTTAGCTATTGTTTTTGCTTTTGTTTTTCAGCCAAAATTGTTAGATAGGTTAGCAGATTCTAAAACAAATGCTATTGTTACAGCTGTTTTAACAGATACCAATGTGAGTATTGATAACAGTGAAGAGCTTGCTAAATTATCTGCAGAAGAATTAGCTATTATTAAGGAACATAATGATTTGTCTAATGTTTTTACTGAAGATGATGTAGAAGGCATTTACACTAAAAAAGATTTAGCTGCTGTTTTTACCAATAGCACTACAGACAAAACAAGTTTAGCAAACATAGCAGATAACCTAGACAAATTAATTACCAAAAAAAGACTACGCAAACTATTTAGTGCTGGTGGTATTAATGGTATGCTATGGACAATTTTACTTATTTGTTGCGCAATGGTTTTTGGAGGTATTATGGATGGTATTGGAGCCTTGTCAAGAATTACTAAAGCACTTTTATCTGTAGCAAAATCTACATTTGGACTATTTGCTAGTACTGTTGCTAGTTGCTTAGGATTAAATGCAATTGCTAGTGACCAATATTTAGCTATTGTTATTCCTGGTAAAATGTTTAAAAAAGCTTACGAAGACAAAGGCCTTGCTCCCGAAAACTTAAGTAGAACCTTAGAAGATTCTGGTACAGTAACCTCTGTATTAATACCGTGGAACACCTGCGGAGCTTACCAATCTAGTGTTTTAGGCGTTGGGGTTGGTGAGTATTTTATTTACGCTATGTTTAACTGGTTAAGTCCGTTTACTACATTATTATTTGCTGCATTAAACGTAAAAATTAGACAGTTACGCGCTAAATAA